A single region of the Corallococcus silvisoli genome encodes:
- the pdxR gene encoding MocR-like pyridoxine biosynthesis transcription factor PdxR: MARWTLTVPLDARSPTPRFVQIARALAEDVRRGRLRPGEPLPGSRALAVSLGVHRNTVLAAYQELEAQGWIITTPGLGTFVARAPPDGADATPSARASRELGFALPPAVEARAVPRRAGPAGGALMLVSGGPDVRLLPSDLLARAYRRALKRGGQKLLDYDAPLGHAGLREALAAMLASLRGMAVTPDTLIITRGSQGALDLAARTLLRPGDTVAVESPGYLPAWDAFRLTGANVVPVPVDAEGLRVDVLERLGPVRAVYLTPHHQYPTTVTLSAERRQRLLAWARASNVALIEDDYDHEFHFEGPPVLPLASEDRDGLVLYVGTLSKVLAPGLRLGFLSAPAPFIARASAVRAAVDRQGDLVTEAAVAELLEEGEVQRHVRKMRAVYRSRRDVLVDALRASLGSALDFTVPAGGMTLWARCAPGVDAAAWVERGLEEGVGFLHGGHYTFDREPLDALRLCFTPLQEDELREAVRRMARALTAVA, from the coding sequence ATGGCTCGCTGGACGCTGACGGTTCCGCTGGACGCAAGGTCGCCGACGCCGCGCTTCGTGCAGATCGCCCGGGCGCTGGCGGAGGACGTGCGGCGCGGCCGGCTGCGTCCCGGGGAGCCGCTCCCCGGCAGCCGCGCGCTGGCGGTGTCCCTGGGCGTGCACCGCAACACGGTGCTCGCGGCGTACCAGGAGCTGGAGGCCCAGGGGTGGATCATCACCACGCCGGGCCTGGGCACCTTCGTCGCGCGGGCTCCTCCGGATGGAGCTGACGCCACGCCCTCAGCGAGGGCCTCGCGGGAGCTGGGCTTCGCGTTGCCTCCGGCCGTGGAGGCCCGCGCGGTGCCTCGGAGGGCCGGGCCTGCGGGTGGCGCGTTGATGTTGGTCAGCGGCGGCCCGGATGTGCGGCTGCTGCCTTCGGACCTGCTCGCGCGCGCGTACCGGCGGGCCTTGAAGCGCGGTGGGCAGAAGCTGCTCGACTATGACGCGCCGCTGGGACACGCGGGGCTGCGTGAGGCCTTGGCCGCGATGCTGGCCTCGCTTCGCGGCATGGCCGTCACCCCGGACACGCTGATCATCACCCGGGGCAGCCAGGGGGCGCTGGACCTCGCGGCCCGTACCCTGCTTCGTCCCGGTGACACCGTGGCGGTGGAGTCCCCGGGCTACCTTCCGGCGTGGGATGCCTTCCGCCTCACGGGGGCGAACGTCGTGCCCGTCCCCGTGGACGCGGAGGGCCTTCGGGTGGACGTGCTGGAGCGCCTGGGGCCGGTGCGCGCCGTCTACCTCACGCCGCACCACCAGTACCCCACCACGGTCACGCTCTCCGCGGAACGCCGGCAGCGGTTGCTCGCGTGGGCCCGTGCCTCGAACGTCGCGCTCATCGAGGACGACTACGACCACGAGTTCCACTTCGAGGGTCCTCCCGTGCTGCCGCTCGCGAGCGAGGACCGGGATGGACTCGTGCTCTACGTGGGCACGCTGTCCAAGGTGCTCGCGCCGGGACTTCGCCTGGGCTTTCTCTCCGCGCCCGCGCCGTTCATCGCTCGCGCGTCCGCGGTGCGCGCCGCCGTGGACCGGCAGGGCGACCTGGTCACCGAGGCCGCCGTCGCCGAGCTGCTGGAGGAGGGTGAGGTTCAGCGCCACGTTCGCAAGATGCGCGCCGTGTACCGCTCCCGGCGGGATGTGCTGGTGGATGCGCTGCGCGCGTCGTTGGGCTCCGCGCTCGACTTCACCGTGCCCGCGGGGGGAATGACGCTGTGGGCGCGGTGTGCCCCCGGCGTGGACGCCGCCGCGTGGGTGGAACGGGGCCTCGAGGAAGGCGTCGGCTTCCTGCACGGGGGGCACTACACCTTCGACCGCGAACCCCTGGACGCGCTGCGCCTGTGCTTCACGCCGCTCCAGGAGGACGAGCTGCGCGAAGCCGTGCGCCGCATGGCCCGTGCGCTGACCGCCGTGGCGTGA